The following proteins come from a genomic window of Nothobranchius furzeri strain GRZ-AD chromosome 1, NfurGRZ-RIMD1, whole genome shotgun sequence:
- the sco2 gene encoding protein SCO2 homolog, mitochondrial produces MALRCIVGHVQAEVLWRLRRTHGSLSCLSSWAPLRRWPHQQTQKRFLSQDPDPSKARLKLRTRLLVSLLCGCGLLAAWWYVDSEKQQKLRMQRIKQLRKAAVGQGTFSLLDHTGRRRTKQDFLGSWVLIYFGFTHCPDICPDELEKLSAVVSALDQNPLMPPVQPIFITVDPERDDVASLARYVKDFHPRLIGLTGSLEEVEHAGRDYRVYASPGPKDEDGDYIVDHTILIYLVSPDGLFLDYYNRMKSQDQIVDSVRNHMKNYTRLS; encoded by the coding sequence ATGGCcctgaggtgcattgtgggtcatGTACAAGCAGAGGTCCTGTGGCGTCTCCGGAGGACACACGGCTCCTTGTCGTGTCTGAGTTCTTGGGCTCCCCTGAGAAGATGGCCTCACCAGCAGACGCAGAAGCGGTTTCTATCCCAGGATCCAGACCCGTCAAAGGCCCGGCTGAAGCTCCGGACCCGGCTGCTGGTCTCGCTGCTGTGTGGGTGTGGTCTGCTGGCTGCGTGGTGGTACGTGGACTCTGAGAAGCAGCAGAAGCTGCGAATGCAGCGCATCAAGCAGCTGAGGAAGGCTGCTGTGGGTCAGGGAACCTTCAGCCTGCTGGACCACACGGGCCGGCGCCGGACCAAGCAGGACTTTTTAGGCAGCTGGGTTCTGATCTACTTTGGGTTCACACATTGTCCTGACATCTGCCCCGATGAGCTGGAGAAGCTGAGCGCTGTGGTGTCAGCTCTGGACCAGAACCCATTAATGCCGCCCGTCCAGCCCATCTTCATCACCGTGGACCCAGAACGGGACGACGTGGCCTCACTGGCCCGGTACGTGAAGGACTTCCACCCCCGGCTGATTGGACTCACTGGGAGTTTGGAGGAGGTGGAGCATGCGGGGCGGGACTACAGAGTTTATGCCAGCCCGGGACCCAAAGATGAGGATGGAGACTACATCGTGGACCACACCATCCTGATCTATCTGGTGAGTCCCGATGGGCTCTTCCTGGATTATTACAACAGAATGAAGAGCCAGGACCAGATCGTGGACAGTGTCAGAAACCACATGAAGAACTACACCAGGCTGTCATGA
- the calua gene encoding calumenin-A, with translation MMIRSVVVFLILLVVQGSSKPTERKTRVHQEEPLSPVEHDDNKNFDYDHEAFLGQDEAKTFDHLTPDESKRRLSIIADKIDGNKDGFISEEELKVWIKNVQKKHILENVEKQWNDFDLNKDGLISWDEYKNVTYGSFLDNPQEVPEYDYNHMMARDERRFKVADQNGDLIADRDEFTAFLHPEDHEHMKAVVVQETLEDIDKDGDGFIDVREYIGDMYNAEDGAVEPEWVATERQQFSEFRDKNKDGKMDREETLDWILPSDYDHAEAEAKHLIFESDVNKDGKLTKKEILDKYDLFVGSQVTNYGEALLRHDEF, from the exons ATGATGATCCGATCAGTTGTGGTCTTCCTCATCCTCTTGGTGGTCCAGGGCAGCAGTAAACCCACAGAGAGGAAGACCCGGGTCCACCAGGAAGAACCTCTGAGTCCAGTAGAACACGATGACAACAAGAACTTTGATTACGATCATGAAGCTTTTCTGGGTCAAGATGAAGCAAAAACCTTTGACCACCTGACGCCAGACGAGAGCAAGCGGAGGCTCAG CATCATCGCTGATAAGATCGATGGAAACAAAGATGGTTTCATCTCTGAGGAGGAGCTGAAGGTCTGGATCAAGAACGTCCAGAAGAAACACATTTTGGAGAACGTGGAGAAGCAGTGGAACGACTTTGATCTGAACAAGGACGGCCTGATTAGCTGGGACGAGTACAAGAACGTCACTTACGGCAGTTTCCTGG ACAACCCTCAGGAGGTCCCTGAGTACGACTACAATCACATGATGGCCAGGGACGAGAGGCGCTTCAAAGTGGCAGACCAAAACGGAGACCTGATCGCAGACCGAGATGAGTTCACAGCTTTCCTCCATCCAGAGGATCATGAGCACATGAAGGCCGTCGTGGTACAG GAAACGCTGGAAGACATCGACAAGGATGGAGATGGCTTCATAGACGTGAGAGAGTACATCG GGGACATGTACAACGCAGAGGATGGCGCCGTGGAGCCGGAGTGGGTAGCGACAGAACGCCAACAGTTCTCAGAGTTCAGAGACAAAAACAAGGATGGGAAGATGGACCGAGAGGAGACTCTGGACTGGATCCTGCCGTCCGACTATGACCACGCCGAGGCTGAGGCCAAACACCTGATCTTTGAGTCTGATGTCAACAAG GATGGAAAACTCACCAAGAAGGAAATCTTGGACAAGTACGACTTGTTCGTTGGAAGTCAGGTGACGAACTACGGCGAGGCGCTGCTGCGGCACGACGAGTTCTAG
- the opn1sw1 gene encoding opsin-1, short-wave-sensitive 1, whose product MGKYYHLYENISKIGPFDGPQYYLAPTWAFHLQAIFMGLVFFIGTPLNFIVLVAAAKYKKLRAPLNYILINICLAGFIFVTFSVSQVFVATLRGYYFLGYTLCALEAAMGAVAGLVLSWSLAVLSFERYLVICKPFGAFKFGSGHAAAAVAFTWFMGVSCACPPFLGWSRYIPEGLGCSCGPDWYSNCEDLHCASYFKFLLVTCFIMPLTIIIFSYSQLLGALRAVAAQQAESASTQKAEKEVSRMIIVMVGSFVSCYAPYALTGLYYAYSQDENKDYRLVTIPAFFSKSANIYNPIIYVLMNKQFNGCIMEMVFGKKMEEVSETSSKTEVSTAS is encoded by the exons ATGGGGAAATATTACCATCTGTACGAGAACATTTCCAAAATCGGCCCCTTCGACGGGCCGCAGTACTACCTGGCCCCGACGTGGGCCTTCCACCTGCAGGCCATCTTCATGGGCCTGGTCTTCTTCATCGGCACACCTTTAAACTTTATCGTTCTCGTGGCTGCAGCCAAGTACAAGAAGCTCCGTGCTCCTCTGAACTACATCCTCATCAATATCTGCTTGGCTGGGTTCATCTTCGTCACCTTCTCCGTCAGTCAGGTGTTTGTCGCCACCCTGAGGGGGTACTACTTCCTGGGTTACACCCTGTGTGCTCTGGAAGCTGCCATGGGCGCGGTAGCAG GTCTGGTGTTGTCCTGGTCACTCGCTGTCCTGTCCTTTGAACGGTACCTGGTCATCTGTAAACCATTCGGAGCCTTCAAGTTCGGCAGTGGCCATGCTGCAGCCGCCGTGGCCTTCACCTGGTTCATGGGTGTGTCCTGCGCCTGCCCACCTTTTTTAGGATGGAGCAG GTACATCCCTGAGGGACTGGGCTGCTCCTGCGGGCCTGACTGGTACTCCAACTGCGAGGACCTCCACTGTGCCAGCTACTTCAAGTTCCTGCTGGTGACGTGTTTTATCATGCCCCTGACCATCATCATCTTCTCCTACTCCCAGCTGCTGGGCGCTCTGAGAGCG GTTGCAGCTCAGCAGGCGGAGTCAGCCTCCACCCAGAAGGCTGAGAAGGAGGTGTCGAGGATGATCATAGTGATGGTGGGCTCCTTCGTCAGCTGCTACGCTCCCTACGCCCTGACTGGCCTTTACTACGCCTACTCCCAAGACGAAAACAAAGACTATCGTCTCGTCACCATCCCAGCGTTTTTCTCAAAGAGCGCCAACATCTACAACCCCATCATTTACGTCCTGATGAACAAACAG TTTAACGGCTGCATCATGGAGATGGTGTTTGGCAAGAAGATGGAGGAAGTCTCTGAAACATCTTCAAAGACTGAGGTGTCCACAGCTTCTTAG